Proteins encoded within one genomic window of Nonomuraea gerenzanensis:
- a CDS encoding DUF308 domain-containing protein, protein MRRAAGLVSLVAGVLMLTGPWLAPGTAATLLGGYLVVAGVLDVARCVTEDDTGVRLLFALHGGSLVVVGALAWHSASPSAGAFPLDGVVPAAGGLTLDGVVPAAGGLTLDGVMPAAGGLTLDGVMPSAGALTLDGQVRTAAVFRVLFGLMWLISGIIELMSVVTGPLRPGAGATAALSVATTLAGGALLLLPAPSPEALILIVGVQLIASGGLTALITTAQPRLPSDG, encoded by the coding sequence ATGCGGCGCGCGGCCGGGCTGGTCAGCCTGGTCGCCGGGGTGCTCATGCTGACCGGGCCCTGGCTCGCGCCCGGCACCGCCGCCACGCTGCTCGGTGGGTACCTGGTCGTGGCCGGGGTGCTCGACGTCGCCAGGTGCGTCACGGAGGACGACACGGGGGTGCGGCTGCTGTTCGCACTGCACGGTGGCTCGCTGGTCGTCGTGGGCGCGCTCGCCTGGCACAGCGCCTCGCCCTCAGCCGGCGCCTTCCCGCTGGACGGCGTCGTGCCGGCGGCCGGCGGTCTCACGCTGGACGGCGTCGTGCCGGCGGCCGGCGGTCTCACGCTGGACGGCGTCATGCCGGCGGCCGGCGGTCTCACGCTGGACGGCGTCATGCCGTCGGCCGGTGCGCTCACGCTGGACGGTCAGGTGCGCACGGCGGCGGTGTTCCGCGTGCTGTTCGGCCTCATGTGGCTCATCAGCGGGATCATCGAGCTGATGAGCGTCGTCACCGGCCCGTTGCGACCCGGTGCCGGCGCCACGGCCGCACTGTCCGTCGCCACGACGCTCGCGGGCGGCGCCCTGCTCCTCCTCCCCGCGCCCTCCCCGGAGGCGCTGATCCTGATCGTGGGCGTCCAGCTGATCGCGAGCGGCGGCCTCACCGCCCTCATCACGACCGCCCAGCCCCGCCTCCCCTCGGACGGGTGA
- a CDS encoding AI-2E family transporter, with the protein MTQRQEPRVVRVLLSPANVWRAAFAVVAVLAVVLFARFVLIDAGGLIVVVVMAWFISLAMEPAVRRLARHMRRGAAALLVMVAFALVSAIFLYLFGSLLAEQVAVLVRELPDILTGAVAWVNERFGTNYQISTILTSLNLTPQQAAQYAQDVLGNVLGVLGTVTGALVNAFTLLLLVFYLSADGPRLRLWLARLMPANFQRVFLTVWDVSLVKTGGYVWARLILATVNAAASAVVFLVLGMPSWLALGLWTGLIAQFVPTIGTYIAVVLPAVVGLVSPRPWIGLVALGWGVLYQQVENLVLEPRISGKSVDIHPGVAFAAVILGASLFGVVGALLAVPVVAMLLSLIDTFVKRQELVQPASTGHDGPRDAAAREDGPGGGQAPSPEPDAERTTPG; encoded by the coding sequence ATGACGCAGCGGCAGGAGCCCCGGGTGGTGCGCGTGCTGCTCTCACCCGCGAACGTGTGGCGGGCGGCCTTCGCCGTCGTCGCGGTCCTGGCCGTGGTGCTCTTCGCGCGCTTCGTGCTGATCGACGCGGGCGGGCTGATCGTCGTGGTGGTGATGGCCTGGTTCATCTCCCTGGCCATGGAGCCCGCCGTGCGCCGCCTGGCCCGGCACATGCGGCGCGGGGCGGCGGCCCTGCTCGTGATGGTGGCGTTCGCCCTGGTGTCGGCGATCTTCCTGTACCTGTTCGGCAGCCTGCTGGCGGAGCAGGTCGCGGTGCTGGTGCGGGAGCTGCCCGACATCCTCACCGGCGCCGTCGCCTGGGTGAACGAGCGCTTCGGCACCAACTACCAGATCTCCACCATTCTCACCTCGCTCAACCTCACCCCGCAGCAGGCCGCCCAGTACGCCCAGGACGTGCTCGGCAACGTGCTGGGCGTGCTCGGCACCGTCACCGGGGCGCTCGTCAACGCGTTCACCCTGCTGCTGCTCGTCTTCTACCTGTCGGCCGACGGGCCCCGCCTGCGCCTGTGGCTGGCGCGGCTCATGCCCGCGAACTTCCAGCGGGTCTTCCTCACCGTGTGGGACGTGTCGCTGGTCAAGACCGGCGGGTACGTGTGGGCCCGGCTCATCCTGGCCACCGTCAACGCCGCCGCCTCCGCCGTGGTGTTCCTGGTGCTCGGCATGCCGTCGTGGCTCGCGCTCGGGCTGTGGACGGGGCTGATCGCCCAGTTCGTGCCCACCATCGGCACGTACATCGCCGTCGTGCTGCCCGCCGTGGTCGGGCTGGTGTCGCCCCGGCCGTGGATCGGGCTGGTCGCGCTGGGATGGGGGGTGCTGTATCAGCAGGTGGAGAATCTGGTGCTGGAGCCGCGGATCAGTGGGAAGTCGGTGGACATCCATCCTGGGGTGGCGTTCGCGGCGGTGATCCTGGGGGCGTCGTTGTTCGGGGTCGTGGGGGCGTTACTGGCGGTGCCGGTGGTGGCCATGCTGCTGTCGCTGATCGACACGTTCGTCAAGCGGCAGGAGCTGGTGCAGCCCGCCTCCACCGGCCACGACGGCCCGCGCGATGCCGCCGCGCGTGAGGACGGGCCGGGTGGTGGCCAGGCGCCTTCGCCGGAGCCGGACGCCGAACGCACCACGCCCGGCTGA
- a CDS encoding HdeD family acid-resistance protein, with protein MTVRLMRGATGWAIAAGLLSLVLGLAVLIWPGPSIAIAAVLFGLQLIVLGIYRIVQALMAELATGGARVLYALLGVLSLAIGILAVRNVPQTVTVLAILMGLFWLLGGVIELVTVLGDRSRPKWGWHLVLPILAILVGIVILAIPSLSLLVLIWMLGIWLVTWGILVIVIMLWIRYADRQRAALAT; from the coding sequence ATGACCGTGCGCCTGATGCGCGGCGCCACCGGCTGGGCGATCGCCGCCGGCCTCCTGTCCCTGGTGCTGGGCCTGGCGGTGCTGATCTGGCCGGGCCCCTCGATCGCCATCGCGGCCGTGCTGTTCGGCCTGCAGCTGATCGTGCTCGGCATCTACCGGATCGTCCAGGCCCTCATGGCGGAGCTGGCCACGGGTGGCGCCCGCGTCCTGTACGCCCTGCTCGGCGTGCTGTCCCTGGCCATCGGCATCCTGGCGGTGCGCAACGTGCCGCAGACCGTCACCGTGCTGGCCATCCTGATGGGCCTGTTCTGGCTCCTCGGCGGCGTCATCGAGCTGGTCACCGTGCTCGGCGACCGCTCCAGGCCGAAGTGGGGCTGGCACCTCGTGCTGCCGATCCTGGCGATCCTCGTCGGAATCGTGATCCTGGCCATCCCCAGCCTGTCGCTGCTGGTGCTGATCTGGATGCTGGGGATCTGGCTGGTGACCTGGGGCATCCTGGTCATCGTGATCATGTTGTGGATCCGCTACGCCGATCGGCAGCGGGCCGCCCTGGCCACCTGA